Genomic DNA from Macadamia integrifolia cultivar HAES 741 chromosome 6, SCU_Mint_v3, whole genome shotgun sequence:
ACTTTTAATCCTGTTAGTCTAGATTTTagtatattttaattttattttattctttgactttaattaggaagtttttaattttagttattaTAAATTAAGCATGTAACCCAAATCAGAAaatggaatgaagaatgaattgagttgTGAAACCCCCCTGCGAAGCTGTCTTCTCTTCCCCCCCTGCGTGGCCGTCTTCTCTGTGCAATCACCCTCCCTGaactttcttcttccctgcggtctctctctatctctcttttctctctcttcttctttcttcttcccctctcccATCGATCTACTACTGCTATTtctcttccctatttttttctACTGTTACCAATCCTCTGTTCCTGGGCAACAACTGTTGCCCTAATCAAGTGGGTTAATCTACCTCTCCCTCGATTTGTTTGGGCTGAGATTTTGCGCGAAGGAAGCCCTCTCCTAGGCAATCAAAACCCCTTCACATAAGTTCTTAATACTACTACGTGGAAAACCTTGACTTGCAACTAAGCTGTTCTAAGACTTCTGCTAGGCCTTGCTTCAGTGGTCTTGTTCACTTTTCTAGGTTGCTACTACTAGTGATCCTTGTGTGGGTTTCAGAGTACAAGGGGTTGGGAGTTCAAATCTGAAAATCCCGAGAAGTTGGGCTAATGGGTTCATTTGCTGGATCGAACTGAGAAGTTATTGGTTTTCCGCCACTAGAGAAtctcaagaaagaagaagaccttAAACCTCTTTTCCCATCTTAGTCATTATCCTCTCTTTATTGCTTTTGCCCTTTTGTGTTAAAGTCATATTAGTATATTTCCAGGTTACCCTTCCCTTCTCCTtatattcttctctattttataCTTTTAAGTCCCACTCCCATATTACCCTCTCAACTCATACGTTACATAAGCCTTTTGTCTTTTGTGacaatcttttttttcattccatATCAATACCCCCCCTTTAACCTCTTATTTACACCCTGCCATGAAGTGAATGCTATTCCTAGTTTATCCCTAGCCAATAAATAATAATCCTTTTCATATCCTATTGCTTCTTTATTTGCTAATAGCTCCTTGAGAATTCTAGATATATattacaaaactgccattgGTTATTAGAGTTGTCCTATTTATTTAAGTGGGCCCACATCCACCTGGGTTGGAACTCTTGGGGTCCACTAGCCCTGCATTATTTGGTATTAGAGCGAATTTCCTGTCAACTTGTTTACTCCAATGGTTACTTACACAACCCCCCTCATTTGAACTGTGAACTCAGTTACTTCGACAGAATGAAGAGACATTGAAGGTGGTTAGAGCTTTCTAAGAAGAGTTGGTTACTAGTAGGATAGAAAGGGAAGGACAAGATGTTACCCTCCAGCACGTTAACACAAGACTTGATGCCTTAGAGTCACATATTAGGAACCCCGGCGGACGGCAATGTCACGTTACTCATGACATTGTGACCACACCTCGAGAACCGTGCCCCCATCTAGAGACCATCACATCAAGCTTTGCTGTcgatgttgaagatgatctgGACGATCCGATGAAGGATGTCTCTGAAGAACTGATCGATGGCCCGATCTCATTTGTGAAGCCCCACCATCCGATTCCGATCAAAGTCATATCATTTGTTGACGACCATCAGAAGATCGTGACTGTTGATCGCGAGGTCCGTTGGATCTTTACTCCATTGGAACCATTGATCGAGGATGCTGATCGAGTGGTGTTGATTCTCTCCTATAAAAcgcgtggacgagtttttctaaaCTCAGAGGCATCCTTCATCGGATCGTCCAGTTCATCTTCAACATCGACAGCAAAGCTTGATGTGATAGTCTCTAGATGGGGGCACGGTTCTCGAGGTATCGTCACAATGTCATGAGTAACGTGACCTTGCTGTCTGATGGGGTTTTGAATACGTGACTCTAGGGTATCAAGTCTTGTGTTAATGTCCTAGAGGGTAACAACTTGTGCTTCCCTTTCTATCCTACTAGCAACCAACTTTTCTTGGAAAACTCTAACCACCTTCAATGTCTCTTCATTCTGTCGAAATAACCGAGTCTACAGTTCAGATGAGAGGGTGATGTAAGCAACCATTGGAGTAAACAAGTTGACAGGAAATTCGCTATGATACCAAATTATGTGGGGCCGGTGGGCCCCAAGAGTTCCAACCCAGGTGGATGTGGGCCCACTTAAATAAATAGGACAAATCTAATAACcaatggcagttttgtaatATATATCCAGAATTCTCAAGGAGCTATTAGCAAATAAAGAAGCAATAGGATATGAAAGGGATTATTATTTATTGGCTAGGGACAAACTAAGAATAGCATTCACTTGATGGTAGGGTGTAAATAAGAGATTAAAGGAGGGGTATTAATATGGAATGAAACAAAAGATTGTCACAAAAGACAAAAGGCTTATGTAACGTATGAGTTGAGAGGGGTAATATGGGAGTGGGACTTAAAATATAGGATAGAGGAGAATATAAGGAGAAGGGAAGGGTAACCTGGGAATATACTAATATGACTTTAACACAAAAGGACAAAAGCAATAAAGAGAGGATAATGACTAAGAGGGGAAAAGAGGTTtgaggtcttcttcttccttgagatTCTCTAGTGGCGGAAAACCAGGATCTTCTCAGTTCGATCCAACAAATGAACCCATTAGCCCAACTTCTCGGGATTTTCAGATTTGAACTCCCAAACCCTTGTACTCTGAAGCCCACACAAGGATCACTAGTAGTAGCGACCCAGAAAAGTGAGTAAGACCACTGAAGCAAGGCCTGGCGGAAGTCTTAGAACAGCTTAGTTGCAGGTCAAGGTTTTCCACGTTTGGTGCAGTATTAAGAACTTGTATGAAGTGGTTTTGATCGCCTAGGAGAGGGCTTCCTTCGCTCAAAATCTCAGCCCAAACAGATCGAGGTAGAGGCAGATTAACCCACTTGATTAGGGGAGCAGTTGTCGCCCCAGGAACAGAGGACTGGTAACAGAAAATAGCAGTAGTAGAtcgatgggagagggaaagaagaaaagagagatagagagagaccGTAAGGAACAAGAAAGTTTAGGGAGGGTGATCGTATAGAGaagaaggggggagagaagacagCCACGTAGGGGGGGTTTCAcaactcaattcattcttcattcccttgtCTGATTTGGGTTAcatgctttatttataataactaaaattaaaaacttcctaattaaagtcaaagaataaaataaaattaaaatctagaCTAACAGGATTAGAAGCAAATGAAGACTTAAATAGGAAACTATCTTTCCTATCTAGAAActaccccaaaataaaagactacaattatttcaaataaataaaatcctagaatattctaataATCTTGAACTCAAatcagtaacttggaacccaaattggatcttgGTCTTGGCCtgggtttgggtcgatccatcgaaGCGCTGCTACATCACTATGACATGTATTTACCATATACTTAGAAGGAAGGGGTAGAAATCTCTCATGTGGCAAGCATAACTTCCGACTGAATCTGTTGGAGAGGTAGACTGAGGTTTGTGCTGAATTTCTGTTCTTTGTCATACTAATGTTTTGTGGGACCTGGAAAGGATAGGGATTAAGAAGGCTTCACAGTCTAcagataaaaaatttgagccTTAAAAGGCTCCCAAGACCCAGAATTGTGGAGACAATCAGACATTTGCATGGATGAACTTATCAGGGTGTTGACACATTTTCGGACTTGCTAGCGACTTTGAGTTTTGCCTAAATGAGGAATCAGGATCATGGACACATTCTATGGAAACTAATCCCGTTTTTCTATTGAGGTTGATGGAAGGTTAGAAACAGGAGAATATATGAAGGGGACTTGGCAGAATATGTGTAAATATTAGATTTTACAAGACTGGTACATGCCTCTGAGCAGATTGAGGATTTCAAAAAGAAGGCACTAGCCTAGATGTCAGAACTCAAAAGGGAGGTCCTTGCTAGGTCTGGTGGAATATTATGTCCTAACTCAACTTATGATAGCAAATGCTTGCCAGGTGCCTCACACACCCCTTAACCCGAAATGAAATGGCTGAGGAGAGGACAGGTTCCTTTTTTAGGGTACTCCCGGAAACAGATCTAGTGGAGACGGGGTGGGGCCTGTAGCTCAGAGGATNNNNNNNNNNNNNNNNNNNNNNNNNNNNNNNNNNNNNNNNNNNNNNNNNNaatggaaatggaaatggaaatgtcGCGATAGATGTTCTTGGAAATTAGAACTCTAAATGGAATTTTCATTAAGGTAATTCCTGGAAATgggaaaggaaaatatgaaTTCGGCCAGAATGGCCAAGTGGGAGATGTTGGTGAGATGGCCATCCGGCCTCATCACGGAACTGCTGTAACGGTCGCTCCGTTACGGAAGGAATAATTTCAGGAGTAACGGCAGGGCGATTCCGCTGATCGGAAAAGATCCGTTGTTCAACGGATCTTTGGACTCTATCTCTATAAAAGAGTGAAACGTAAAGTTGGAATGATATACGCATATGATCAGTCAGTCGGAGCCCTAAAAATCCTGGAAACCTTCTTTGTCTTTCTCATCCTCTGTTCCTGAAACTCCTCTACAGATTAAGGGTCAGTTTGTAACATATCATGCATATGGTAGTAAGTGAAGTTGAAATGGCAAACAATGTTCTAAGCAAGAATGGTGAAATTGGGACCATATGGATTCAATGTTTGATGGGATTGTGCTAACTTTGACTGGGATTAGACATGTGCAGATCCAAgaataaaatttatttcattAGAAATATTAGATTTGAGATTTCAAATGCTCATCTGATCTAATGCCTCAGTTGAGATCTCCCCGATCATTGAAGATATTAAGGCTGATCTCCGTGAGGCCTATTGAATGTCACTTTTGTTATATTCCAAGGGTTGTTAATGGTATTGTCGACACCCTTGCCCGAAGAGGGCTGTCCATCCGATGTAAGACAATTTGGCCCAATCCACTCCTTGGCTTGGCCAACCCTGCGTAACTGAACCCTTGGCTTGTAACCGATCTTTTTCTCAATAAGATGTCTCCCTNNNNNNNNNNNNNNNNNNNNNNNNNNNNNNNNNNNNNNNNNNNNNNNNNNAAATGGAATGatcttactttttctttttattaattatttgatttttttaatcattaaatATAGTATGCCCGGCCAAAATCAACgtatttttgtgttttactCCACACACACTTTGCAGCACATTTTCATTGCCAATGAGGGTAAGGAAAGGAATGTTTGTCTGGGTTATTGATTGCAATTAACAAGCCTGTTTTCTTCATTATTGACATGGAAATCTTATTTGAGGGGTATTTCCAAGCATCTATTCTTCAGATGCTCatgatcatggtttaaagtatctccgataccgatacgatacccttcgatacgtatcttaaatttagccggccgatacgatacacatcgatacgatacatggaatttttaaaatcctttcgtatcgatatatatcctacgatacataccgatatgcaccttacactatcgatacgtattgatactctatggaaaatataaaatcgaggtgaaatatatgcttcgatatgtatcggtacgtatcggtgagtatttgtatgtatcgatcggtacgtatcgatgagtatcggtatgtatcgatgagtatgtatcggtgagtatcgatatgtactgatataatgcgctacggtcatataatggccaatatgggtatttttcaaaaaacacgattttttgaggggtttttgttctaaagttgctgccagccatatttctctctaactaaaatggaaagcaaggttgggaacaaggatttaacatttatgggacaactacaaacattgaattcttagtgcgataccctcaatttagtgtttatatataatacatgttatcaatagctttttttaataaattttttatgcaaaagtgtttaaaaaggtgtttatatccatttatgtgtatatctttagcgtatcttaacgtatctccgatacgatacgataccctccgatacgtatcttaattttgatcggcCGATATGgaaaccgataccgatactttaatccttgctcatGATTGACTACTAATTTTGAGAAAGAAATACATAGTCTCCTATTACCTGCTGTTATAACTGCACAGTTAAAAGTTATTGTTGACAGTAACTTAAATCTATTATGGTCCAAGATGTGTGCTTGATAACTACTGCTCAGCGATAGTTTGTTACTAACTAGTTGTTGTAACTCTTTATGTCACAGGAGCATATCCGTCTCCGCTAAATTACCATTTCTTCCCGAAGTCTTGCTGCACGTAGGTATTTCTTCTGCATATATCTTGTTCAATTTTTTCATCCAAAATCGAAGCAAAGGATTGGTTTTACCATATGGGATATGCTGTTTTATAACTTACAGGTCAGTTAATGAAGTTATCTGCCATGGAATCCCAGATGCGAGGTGTATATTACGTTTACTACAGTTTTTGAATTATATGctctcttctcttttgtttttcttgccatatttttttattctgccTCTTATAACTTTTCTCCTTTATCTGTATTTGTTCTTTAGGAGATTAGAGGATGGGGATATTGTAAATGTTGATGTGACTGTGTACTATAAAGGTGTCCACGGTGAGAAACTTTATGATAGACATTCATTTTGCCTCAACTGCACTGTGCAAATATGATAGGAAGCTCTGTAAATTGGTGAGAGTATGTGCAGGTGATCTTAATGAAACATACTTTGTGGGGAATGTTGACGAAGCATCTCAGCATCTTGTCCGCAGTACTTACGAGTGCTTGGAGAAAGCTATATCCATAGGTACAAGTTGAAGCATGATATTTTTATCCATAAATATAACATGAGTAACTAATCGGAAATATAATGCCATCTTTAAATTGCCAATATCCATTAGTTGCAGTGATCCTGAACTCCAATTTCCAGCTATAGCttatgaaaccatttaaaataaAGCTTTGGCATCTTGGGCCTCAGAAATATGAGCAGTTTCTGAATCAATTTGGACCTGAAAGGTGGCAGGCGTGGCAGGCACCAAATccactcaactcaactaagccttgtCCTAGTTAAATGGGGTTTTCTATATAAATCTGGTTTCGCCATACAACTCTTTTGAAGTTGTGACAAAATCAGATAAAACAATCAGAATcaatgaagatgaagagaaggaggagagttgatgcagatacggctgccatttcttggttggaccagcatgatcgactttggaagccaaaagccaagaagaaccggtccagcccagggttttggtccaacaagggttggaaataaaattagtagtttacttagtattttatttcatgcttttattttttcagatttgaacgtaggagtaggatttacttccttgctttggtttcctttttatagttgtttcttagtttaggctagtttccatttcagttaagtttctaatttcatgttcctattttcctatatattggttgtaatcgattgaagatttagagagtgattttgattattgaatgaatgtgttgagtgtgattctccttttttcccctctttactctgatctcccctctcttccctaaggttctccatcaacttggtatcagagccgaaggatcctattccttccccatctttcttcttcccttcccattctccaAGTCGTgagttacaacttacaacacAACAAAAGTTGAAGGAAAGGAACACAACACAACAAAGTAGTAAAATCCCATTTAAATggagttggctacatggattcttgccCTCCATTCAGATCTATTCAAGGTCAAACTTGGAAtgagacctaaactatgcatgtatttcctcagtactcctatggtcattttaggcctgcccctagctcttttagttccttcaatatAAATCAGATTACTCATCTTTACTGGTGCATCCCCAgacctccgttgaacatggcctaGGTAGGCCTTGACACTTATATTCAGTAATGTTTTCATCTATGTGTAGGACAGTTCTCTTCTTTAGAGCAAAATAGTCCTCTTAACTATATAAAGAGGAAGGGAAGATGGTCACATGTAGCTGTAGGCATCACCAAGACAATTTCAATGGAGGTCTTCAGAGTTCATAGGAGAATATTATGGTTACATATATGTCTGGATGCTGTGTGCTTGGATTTAAGAGATGGGGTGAGTTGCCTAATTGCAAGGCATTTGTTGACTTTGGCTATCACTTGTTGATGGAACACTTTTGAACTGCTAATACATTTATTCTTAATTTTCataattcatattttttggACGTAATATCCACTTTTTAAAAACAGTTCATCCAGTCTTATTTGCTTAGGTACGTTTTTCTTTGAAGTGCGTTTTTTattgaaaatccaaatagattaaatttcttccccaaatctcAGTTAAACCTGGAGTACGATTTCGTGAAGTTGGTGAAGTTATTAATCGGCATGCTTCAATGTCTGGGTTATCTGTGGTAATGTGATATCTCGATTTTCTGCATTCTCAAAATCTGCTGATTTTGTTGAAGTGGCTTACAATTTTCCTACTAATATTTACTATGGATGTTGTAAAAATAGGTGAGATCATACTGCGGTCATGGTATTGGAGAGCTATTTCACTGTGCCCCAAATATTCCCCATTATGGCAGTATCCTCATAACAGATTTTAACATCTTCTGTTTTAGACATTGTATTTTGTTATTCCTTCTTAGTCCACTCAAGCTCTCTTGACTTGTGCAGTTGTCTTCCATTTATTTGTTGCTAACCTCAACACAATCAGAAAATCAAGCTCTCTTGACTTGTGCAGTTGTTGtctttcatttatttgttgGTAACCTTGATACAATCAGAAAATAAAGCAGTTGGTGTGATGAAAGCTGGGCAGACCTTCTCAATTGAGCCAATGATCAATGCAGGTATCTTTTGGAGATCTTCCGGAAACTGCAAGCTTTCTAATTGAATGTTCCTAATCCTGCATAACACATTCTAAAAGTGCTTTCTTCATAGGAGTTTGGCGTGATCGGATGTGGCCTGATGGATGGACAGCTGTTACTGCAGATGGTAAATGCAGTGCTCAGTTTGAACACACTCTGCTGGTAACTTCTAATGATCATCTGGTTGTTTGTAGATGAATATGAATTCTTTTTCGATTGTTCTTGATCACTTTAAACATTTCTGTAATAATCAAACGAGCTCTCACAATGAGTTCAGTGATTCTCAATCCTAGGTCTGCATATATGTCTAGTAAGCAGGAGGTCCATCTTGTTAGTTTTTGTGCCActgtatatatacatatttttcCTATCTTAACCTTAGGTTTCACCTTCAGGTTTGTCAAAACATTTGGTGTATACAAATGTTTACCTTTTTGTCTCACATTGTGTATGGATGCTCAACCTTtaccccttcccccccccccaacccccccaagCGATGGAAAGGTCTTTCTGATTTATATATTGCTGGAGCTTTGCTGCATAGGAATGAGAGCCAAATTATCTTGAAACTCTATTTTTAGTCttagtgatgcagattcttcatcAAACTAGGATTGTTCatttaggaataagcctagggttaaTGAGtggtatatgtgttgggccttcagtccatgtggttttgaGTGTAATGAGTCACTTTTATGGGTTTAAACTAGGGGTATTatggttgcatacgggattagtatatggtttcttttattttggctTATATGTTTTGGTTAATTTGTGAACCATGTTGGTTCAGTTTAAGTTATGTTTGATTTCTTAGGAATCAAGTCATAGTTAAGTCATTAGtcctagtttccttttttagttgtTTCTTTTTCAGTTTTAAAAACTTATGTGATAGGCAACCaattagaagtttctatttttgagacTTTCTTAATTGGAAGACTTGCCCCCTTTTTGTTTTAACTATAAATATAAGCATGGAGGCTCCCATAGCTCCAACGATTTGAAGAATTAAaccatggctgctgctgctgctgctgcttctctgCTTAGAAAACTActgtgtttgatcacagtgaagggttggtgttcgatccagCGACTCCTTGCGGTGGTAAGCCCAGGAGGATCTTGTTCTCCAAGCTAGTCAAGGAGTCATTACTTCATCCCATCAATCCAGGTTTGCCTTGTCAACCTTAGTTTTACATTACTTAGTTTGACTccattttagttttagattgcAATTAggagtcttttattttatttttgttatatatGCATGCAATGTGACCAATGAAATCAGTTTTAGAATGGAATAAAATTCGAGTGTTTGATTCTTCACGGTGGTGTAGTTGCGTGCTATCTTCTCTACTCTCCCCCTCCACCCCACACCACCCCcctccaaaaatatatatatatatatatatatatatttgtatgcTTTCGTACgctgttatttttttcttctctttattacaggttcttcctcttctttttttcttcaggttcttcctcttctttttttcccctttattacGTGTGCTGGTTAGGGAATTTTTTGTAAGGATGCTGGTTAGTGAAGTTGAATCTTTTCGtacccaaaaaaggaaaattgtgtATCGTTTGTTTTGTTGCTTTATTGATTAGTTAGGAAGATCCTCAGGTAAGTTTGTGACTTTATAGAGACATTATTTCTTAAATGACATGACTTTGTCAAGGACGCCCAAGCTGGGAGAATTTGGACTCCTTAGAAGGTAGGGGGCATGATAAATTTATAAGGGTCTTCCTTTGAGAGTGGATCTTGGACATTGTTAACATCTGTTCAAGTCATCACTGTTACCATTAATTTCATATTCAGTGAGTTGTCTTCTGTGAAATGTATGCACAGTGAAATAAATATTAGGGAGTCTCTGGGCAAGCGGCATAGAGGAGTGTGCCAATGAGATGGGACGAAACAGTTTTGTACATGGGAGGGCAGcaagatcatttcatgtgagagaGAGGGTGCTCTTGGACCTACCCCCTGGTGGCTCAGAGAACCTATTCCCCAAATATTTATGCAAATCAGTAGTCTTACTGAAGATTTATGATGTACACAGTGGCATGATACACATTGCAGGATTTATCTTCACTTATTAATGCAAATGCTGGAATAATTAGGGTTTATGAAGATTGACTACACAAGCCATTTCAACGTGTGCCTAATATACTGCTATACATGACTCATAACAGAAGACATTAGTGTTTACCACAGCTTAATCCCTTGAAAAGTATTAGCTTATACACAGCTTAAGTAGTCAGTACAATTTTATTCTTATACATGATGCTGCTGCTTCTAGGTTATTCCTAACTGTCTCTTTTTTATAGTCTGTATTGTCTTGTGACATATTTTACATTTTGGATCCCCGACTTCTCCAACCTGTGAATGAAAATTTGGATGATTATTCATACTTTCCCTGATCCTTCATACAGGTCACAGAAACTGGAGTTGAGGTTCTTACAGGACGGTTACCGAGTTCACCCAAAGTATTTCCATGGCTTAATGTGTGAGTCACACCAGACTAGTCTGAGCCTACAACTTCAATTTGCACATTTGGGTCTTGGAAACAAGCCAAATGTTATTTTGTTGCTGTAGACCAACAACATTTACATGGAATAGGGGTCATGCTTTAGTGGTGTCATTTGCAAATCATTAGCAGCTGGTTATATGTTCATTTCATCCTGCTATCTTTTGCCGAAACCATCCAGAATGATGAGCTGGTGTATTGGATGTCCTACATGCAGGTTGGAGATTTGAAGATGAAacttccattttattttattttatttttgttattgttttttattcGGCTCAGGGCTGGTGGGGGTGAGAAAAGTTTTGACTTTGATGATTCTCCAgtttttttgacattttatttttagtttttggaaGCATTGTCATTTCTTACTGTAATTTTTTAGATGCTAAACGCAGACAGCAGAGACATTGGTTTTCAACATTCAATCCAGACCGCTTGattaagaataaataaatatccaaTTCTGGGAAGCTGATGAAATTGTTTGATCAAGCGAAATTTTACATGGGTGGATGAACCCGCAATTCTTGAGAGACTAGATAATCAAtcgaggcttttttttttttttgtataaatgaCCAGtggctagatttttttttacataatgGAATGGAGGAAAAGCATCTTAGAGTCAGTTTAGGTGGCTTTCCAGACTCTGGCTGCTAATATATTGAGATGTCACTTTATCCTCTAAAAACTATAATCTCAAGGAAAGAGAACAATGGAAGATTCGTACGTGTGAAAAAATAGTTAATACTTCCCCTCGAGTTGGATAGTGGGGACCATACACCAACTTGCCAATGAGATTATATGATTTTCCTAAAGCTTTGTTGAAAACATCTGCAACTTGGTGCCTTTAGGGAATGGTAGAAGTCTTGATGTGGTCCGGAAGGAATTTGTCCTAAATATTTCTCTGTGCTTCGTTTTTTCGTGGAATATGGGATTGGAAGTAACATGTAGAACCACTTGATTGTCACAGTAAAGTATAGCATTGAGGCGGCAAATGATTTCACATGTAATAGATGTCATGACACGATATTCAGCTTCGGTTGAGGACAGTGAGTATGTTATTTCTTGGACTTCCAAATATAAAATTCATGTCAAGAAAAGTATGGTAACCAGTGATGAAGCACCGTGTAATAGAGCGAACACCCCAATCAAAGTCAGAGTAGAAAGTTCATAATAGAGGGTACGTAGCAGATAAAAATATGCTAGTACCATGAGTGGATTTAATGCAGCGAACAATCTTCtactaaaaaaatagaaactcaagaaacaaagaagatcaTCTGTGTATCAAAATTGATGTTACAAACTTCAATTTTAGTCCTCATGAGAACACATTTTTTCCTAGAATTGTAGATATTATACGTATGGATCTAATACTAGTAAGACAACCAAAAAGATTCTTTAGTAAGATCCTTTGGCATCCATAAGAGGAAGAACAGTGTTTCCAAGGTGGTAATATCATACTACAGATCGATAGCTACAAGAACTGTGATATGATTGTTCCACACATGAGTAATATCAAAAGTCGAAATGATAAACATATGCCTTCATGCAGTTATTCAATCTCTCTCAACATGAGAAGTGgtgaaactaagaaaaaaagataaaaaaactaGTTCATAGAAGGACCTCAGAAGTAGCTCCATTAGCTAAGAAGATAAATAAGTCTCAATCGATGGTTAGATCACTTCCATCAAAGACCAGTCACAGAAATATATGCAAACAGTGACTAGTACAGGTTCAAGGTTCTACAAAGACAATTAAAATGAGGAAatggttgaaaaaaaatataaataaactcATGGTCGTGTTTGATAAAATAGTGCATCGAGTAAAATGATTGAATGTGATTGGTGTAATTGAACCATCATAGTTTGGATGGGATTCCCATCATGAGGACAGGACACTGGTAAGAAGGACTAGCGAGGGCATATCTCAACCTGAACAATCAAATCCACAGTGTATCATCtccttccaacaattttacccaCCTGTTGAGCTATAAAATCTCACAAGAATAAATGGAAAATTGATCATGCATACAATATTTATATGttctaacaaatttttttt
This window encodes:
- the LOC122080961 gene encoding methionine aminopeptidase 1A-like, translating into MEGASNSQACSTLSCVRCSKPANLQCPKCVELKLPREDSAFCTQDCFKVSWSSHKSLHLKAKLSTVSAVTPEEQSSTLPNEGWLYCLKKGQARAAKLPHFDWTGTLRPYPISKQHPVPAHIDKPDWAIDGVPKIEPNSDLQHVVEIKTPEQIERMRETCRIAREVLDAAARVIRPGVTTDKIDEVVHEATITAGAYPSPLNYHFFPKSCCTSVNEVICHGIPDARRLEDGDIVNVDVTVYYKGVHGDLNETYFVGNVDEASQHLVRSTYECLEKAISIVKPGVRFREVGEVINRHASMSGLSVVRSYCGHGIGELFHCAPNIPHYGKNKAVGVMKAGQTFSIEPMINAGVWRDRMWPDGWTAVTADGKCSAQFEHTLLVTETGVEVLTGRLPSSPKVFPWLNV